The Corynebacterium minutissimum genome includes the window GGCAGAAAACACTGAGACCACGGGTCCTACCGACCCGTACCAGGACCAGAACGCATCCTTCGACGGCGGTGCTGTTAAACCTGAGCAGACTGAAGAACAGATTGCTAAGGTCTTCGACATTACTGAGTATCTCCGTGACGTCATCGACCCAGAGCTTGGCATCAACATCGTTGACCTGGGCTTGGTCTACGACGTCTGGCTCGATGACATCGACGGC containing:
- a CDS encoding metal-sulfur cluster assembly factor; protein product: MAENTETTGPTDPYQDQNASFDGGAVKPEQTEEQIAKVFDITEYLRDVIDPELGINIVDLGLVYDVWLDDIDGKNTCVINMTLTSPACPLTDVIGEQIEDVIVGNKLAEAVQLNWVWMPPWGPNMITEEGREMLQALGFAV